A window of the Lolium perenne isolate Kyuss_39 chromosome 7, Kyuss_2.0, whole genome shotgun sequence genome harbors these coding sequences:
- the LOC127318600 gene encoding U-box domain-containing protein 19-like produces the protein MPPHDRKAPPARRMLALPAVCPCEAISPGTLLTSLLALAADVASRDAGAFPVLRRGAGEALRITRVLLAFLEELREASAAVTLPGAAVLGLSELHVAMQKLRLLLADCARRGARLWVLMNADLVASELRFVLGSVATAMDVLPADVVGSSAEAGELARLVSDQAWRAAVGPDADDGRAAWSVRSMLAKFRTSAAPHADDAKMVLGRVGITTWWDCAEEVAFLEAELLERLEDGRENDNDLVLISGLMAFLVYCRVVLFDRVDTKKKADATAPEPTPAASCPPWSPSQEALLCPITLELMTDPVTVATGQTYDRTSIKRWVKSGCRTCPVTGERLRSAHFVPNVAVRGIVQQLLLRNGVSLHEQPSSKHRSAVDKTAAAFGPAAAGGVRVAVACLIARLSRGTPEEQKKAAYEVRKLAKRNVFHRACLVEADAVPWLLHLLSSADASVQDNAVASLLNLSKHAAGRRALVEAGGLSLVVDAVNVAAKVEAQQNAAAILFYLSSNADYCKEIGRIPEAIPTLVHLMREGTYRGRKNALVSLYGVLQGAASIAKAVSAGAVAVLANLISSDREDIVNDSVALLARIAEQPAGATAILASSELVTSVVDSLGASSSRSGKDHCVSLLASLCRHGGDKVVALMGKMPALMPALYALMADGSPVAGKRARWLINEIHRVYEHRQPPPPVAPPAGDRVIRV, from the coding sequence ATGCCGCCACACGACCGTAAGGCGCCGCCGGCTCGCCGGATGCTGGCGCTGCCGGCGGTGTGCCCGTGCGAGGCCATCTCCCCAGGGACGCTGCTGACGTCGCTCCTCGCCCTCGCGGCCGACGTCGCCAGCCGTGACGCCGGGGCGTTCCCCGTGCTCCGGCGAGGGGCCGGCGAGGCCCTGCGCATCACGCGCGTCCTCCTCGCCTTCCTCGAGGAGCTCCGCGAGGCGTCGGCCGCCGTGACGCTCCCCGGCGCCGCGGTGCTCGGCCTCTCCGAGCTGCACGTGGCGATGCAGAAGCTTCGGCTCCTGCTCGCGGACTGCGCCAGGCGAGGTGCGAGGCTGTGGGTGCTGATGAACGCCGACCTGGTCGCCTCCGAGCTCCGGTTCGTCCTCGGCTCCGTCGCCACGGCGATGGACGTGCTGCCGGCGGACGTGGTCGGGTCGTCCGCCGAGGCCGGGGAGCTCGCGAGGCTTGTATCCGACCAGGCGTGGCGCGCGGCGGTGGGGCCCGACGCGGACGACGGCCGCGCGGCGTGGAGCGTGCGCTCCATGCTCGCCAAGTTCAGGACCAGCGCCGCGCCGCACGCCGATGACGCGAAGATGGTGCTCGGCCGCGTCGGCATCACGACCTGGTGGGACTGCGCCGAGGAGGTGGCTTTCCTGGAGGCCGAGCTGCTGGAGCGCTTGGAGGACGGCCGAGAGAACGACAACGACCTCGTGCTCATCAGCGGCCTCATGGCGTTCCTGGTGTACTGTCGCGTCGTCTTGTTCGACCGGGTTGATACCAAGAAAAAAGCTGACGCGACCGCGCCCGAGCCGACGCCGGCAGCGAGCTGCCCGCCGTGGTCGCCCAGCCAGGAGGCGCTGCTGTGCCCGATCACGCTGGAGCTGATGACCGACCCGGTGACCGTGGCCACGGGTCAGACATACGACCGGACGTCCATCAAACGGTGGGTCAAGAGCGGGTGCCGGACGTGCCCCGTCACCGGCGAGAGGCTCCGCAGCGCCCACTTCGTGCCGAACGTGGCGGTGCGCGGCATCGTCCAGCAGCTGCTCCTCCGCAACGGGGTCTCGCTCCACGAGCAGCCGAGCAGCAAGCACCGGTCCGCGGTGGACAAGACCGCCGCGGCGTTCGGcccggcggcggccggaggcgtgcgCGTCGCCGTGGCCTGCCTCATCGCGAGGCTCTCCAGGGGCACGCCGGAGGAGCAGAAGAAGGCGGCGTACGAGGTCCGGAAGCTGGCGAAGCGCAACGTGTTCCACCGCGCGTGCCTCGTGGAGGCCGACGCCGTGCCGTGGCTGCTCCACCTGCTCTCCTCCGCGGACGCGTCCGTCCAGGACAACGCCGTGGCCAGCCTGCTCAACCTGTCCAAGCACGCGGCCGGGCGGCGCGCGCTCGTGGAGGCCGGCGGGCTCAGCCTCGTCGTCGACGCCGTCAACGTCGCGGCCAAGGTGGAGGCGCAGCAGAACGCGGCGGCCATCCTCTTCTACCTCTCCTCCAACGCCGACTACTGCAAGGAGATCGGCCGCATCCCGGAGGCCATCCCGACGCTCGTCCACCTCATGAGGGAGGGCACCTACCGAGGCCGCAAGAACGCGCTGGTCAGCCTCTACGGGGTGCTCCAGGGCGCCGCCAGCATCGCGAAGGCGGTGTCGGCTGGCGCAGTGGCCGTGCTCGCCAACCTCATTTCCAGCGACCGCGAGGACATCGTGAACGACTCCGTCGCGCTCCTCGCGAGGATCGCCGAGCAGCCGGCCGGCGCCACGGCCATCCTGGCCAGCTCGGAGCTCGTCACGAGCGTCGTCGACTCCCTCGGCGCGTCGTCGTCTCGGTCGGGTAAGGACCACTGCGTGTCGCTGCTGGCATCCCTGTGCCGGCACGGAGGCGACAAGGTCGTCGCCCTGATGGGCAAGATGCCGGCGCTGATGCCGGCGCTGTACGCGCTCATGGCCGACGGCAGCCCTGTGGCGGGCAAGAGAGCGAGGTGGCTCATCAACGAAATCCACCGGGTCTACGAGCATCGCCAACCGCCTCCGCCGGTCGCGCCGCCGGCTGGTGACCGTGTCATTCGAGTATAG